In the Hordeum vulgare subsp. vulgare chromosome 7H, MorexV3_pseudomolecules_assembly, whole genome shotgun sequence genome, one interval contains:
- the LOC123411284 gene encoding G-type lectin S-receptor-like serine/threonine-protein kinase SD2-5 isoform X2 — protein MTGWFLKIAANWKGSPSIHMNARRECHGSPLCFIMLWMLVLPNLWIICSGSIQKYVLLPGFSGSEMDYIDNNGIFLLSNGSVFGFGFASTSASESTSYLLQVVHLGTNTVIWTANANSPVLHSDSFEFDKDGKAYLQSAGSSVWTANISGKATSIQLLDSGNLVVLGEDSSSPLWQSFSYPTNTLLSGQSFNDGFQKPQPYWSALQDNRLIVNKDGAIYSASLNATSWYFYDKSGSLLSQLLIAQQGDTNTTLAAVLGEDGSIAFYMLQSANGKTNLPTPIPQDSCDTPTHCNRYSICNSGTGCQCPSALGSPPNCDPGLISPCKSKEAFQLAQLDSGVGYIGTSFSSPVPKTNITGCKNTCMGNCLCIAVFFDQKTGDCFLFDQIGSLQHKDAGKTNFSSFIKVPSSGSGQAGSGSGNGNHNIIIVVIIVGTLAVIGGLIYVGFFIYKRKRYPPSSQEGAGSSEDDGYLQTISGAPVRFTYRELQDATNNFINKLGQGGFGSVYLGALPDGSRIAVKKLEGIGQGRKEFRSEVTIIGSIHHIHLVKLRGFCAEDSHRLLAYEYMAKGSLERWIFCTKEDDPLLDWDTRFNIALGAAKGLAYLHQDCESKIIHCDIKPENFLLDDNFVVKVSDFGLAKLMSREQSHVFTTMRGTRGYLAPEWITNYAISEKSDVYSYGMVLLEIISGRKNFDPVEGSEKAHFPSFAFKKLEEGDIREIFDAKLKYNDKDERLEIAIKVALWCIQEDFYQRPSMSKVVQMLECVCDVPQPPVSSQIGYRLYANAFKSSSEEGMSSGMSDYNSEALLSAVRLSGPR, from the exons ATGACTGGATGGTTTCTGAAGATTGCCGCCAACTGGAAGGGCTCACCTTCCATACACATGAATGCACGGCGCGAATGTCACGGCTCTCCATTATGCTTCATTATGCTGTGGATGCTTGTGTTACCCAACCTCTGGATAATATGCAGCGGCAGCATTCAGAAATACGTTCTCCTGCCAGGGTTCAGTGGCTCGGAAATGGATTACATTGATAACAATGGAATATTTCTGCTCTCTAATGGATCGGTGTTTGGCTTTGGTTTTGCCAGCACCAGTGCGTCAGAGAGCACATCCTACCTTCTTCAAGTGGTCCACCTGGGCACCAATACTGTCATCTGGACTGCGAATGCTAACTCTCCTGTTTTGCATTCGGATAGCTTTGAGTTTGACAAGGATGGCAAGGCCTATCTGCAGTCTGCAGGCTCCAGTGTCTGGACTGCCAATATCTCTGGCAAAGCCACCTCTATTCAGCTGCTGGACTCTGGCAATCTTGTAGTGCTCGGAGAAGATAGCTCTTCTCCTCTGTGGCAGAGCTTCAGCTATCCAACAAACACACTTCTGTCTGGCCAAAGCTTCAATGATG GCTTCCAGAAGCCCCAACCATACTGGTCCGCACTTCAGGATAATAGGCTGATCGTTAACAAGGATGGCGCCATTTACTCTGCGAGTCTCAATGCAACTTCTTGGTACTTCTATGATAAATCAGGGTCTCTTTTATCACAGCTCCTCATAGCGCAGCAGGGTGATACCAACACCACGCTTGCCGCTGTCCTCGGTGAAGACGGGTCGATTGCCTTCTATATGCTGCAGAGTGCGAATGGCAAGACTAATCTGCCAACCCCAATCCCACAGGACTCGTGTGACACGCCAACCCACTGCAATCGATACTCTATTTGCAACAGTGGGACAGGATGTCAATGCCCTTCAGCCCTCGGCTCCCCTCCAAACTGTGACCCTGGTCTCATATCACCTTGTAAGTCAAAAGAGGCGTTTCAGCTGGCTCAACTGGACAGTGGAGTTGGATATATCGGTACGAGCTTCTCCTCACCTGTGCCTAAGACAAACATCACAGGTTGCAAGAATACTTGCATGGGAAATTGCTTATGTATCGCCGTGTTCTTTGACCAAAAAACAGGCGATTGCTTCCTTTTTGACCAGATTGGTAGCTTGCAGCATAAAGATGCAGGTAAAACTAATTTTTCATCTTTCATCAAGGTACCTAGCAGTGGTTCAGGGCAAGCTGGGAGTGGCAGCGGCAATGGAAACCACAACATCATTATTGTTGTCATTATAGTTGGAACTTTGGCTGTCATCGGTGGCCTCATTTATGTCGGTTTCTTCATTTATAAGAGGAAGAGGTATCCTCCGTCCTCACAAGAAGGGGCTGGTTCATCGGAAGACGATGGATATCTGCAGACGATATCTGGAGCACCAGTGCGGTTCACTTACAGGGAGCTCCAGGATGCAACAAACAACTTCATTAATAAGCTTGGCCAAGGAGGATTTGGATCTGTATATCTGGGAGCACTCCCAGATGGCAGTCGCATTGCTGTAAAAAAGCTGGAGGGAATAGGCCAAGGGAGGAAAGAGTTTCGCTCCGAGGTGACGATAATTGGCAGCATCCACCACATTCATCTAGTTAAACTCCGAGGCTTCTGTGCTGAGGATTCACACAGGCTTCTTGCATATGAATACATggcgaaagggtcactggaaaggTGGATTTTCTGTACTAAGGAGGATGATCCCCTTCTGGACTGGGATACAAGGTTTAACATTGCACTTGGAGCAGCAAAGGGACTGGCATACCTCCATCAGGACTGTGAATCGAAGATCATTCATTGTGACATCAAGCCTGAGAATTTTCTGCTTGACGACAACTTCGTTGTGAAAGTATCTGACTTCGGCCTTGCCAAGTTGATGAGCAGGGAGCAGAGCCATGTTTTCACGACGATGAGAGGCACACGGGGCTATCTCGCGCCCGAGTGGATCACCAACTACGCCATCTCAGAGAAGAGCGACGTATACAGCTACGGCATGGTTCTGCTCGAGATAATCAGCGGGAGGAAAAACTTTGATCCCGTGGAAGGCTCGGAAAAGGCCCATTTCCCGTCCTTCGCTTTCAAGAAGCTGGAGGAGGGCGATATTCGTGAGATCTTTGACGCCAAGCTGAAGTACAACGACAAGGACGAGCGGTTGGAGATTGCGATCAAGGTTGCTCTGTGGTGCATCCAGGAGGATTTCTACCAGAGACCTTCCATGTCGAAGGTGGTCCAGATGCTCGAATGCGTCTGCGACGTGCCCCAGCCACCGGTATCCTCGCAGATCGGATACAGGCTCTACGCGAACGCCTTCAAATCGAGCAGTGAGGAGGGCATGTCGTCGGGGATGTCGGATTACAACAGTGAGGCTCTACTTTCAGCGGTGCGGCTCTCTGGTCCTAGATGA
- the LOC123411284 gene encoding G-type lectin S-receptor-like serine/threonine-protein kinase SD2-5 isoform X1, with the protein MTGWFLKIAANWKGSPSIHMNARRECHGSPLCFIMLWMLVLPNLWIICSGSIQKYVLLPGFSGSEMDYIDNNGIFLLSNGSVFGFGFASTSASESTSYLLQVVHLGTNTVIWTANANSPVLHSDSFEFDKDGKAYLQSAGSSVWTANISGKATSIQLLDSGNLVVLGEDSSSPLWQSFSYPTNTLLSGQSFNDGMTLVSHSTRQNMTHTLQIKSGDMMLYAGFQKPQPYWSALQDNRLIVNKDGAIYSASLNATSWYFYDKSGSLLSQLLIAQQGDTNTTLAAVLGEDGSIAFYMLQSANGKTNLPTPIPQDSCDTPTHCNRYSICNSGTGCQCPSALGSPPNCDPGLISPCKSKEAFQLAQLDSGVGYIGTSFSSPVPKTNITGCKNTCMGNCLCIAVFFDQKTGDCFLFDQIGSLQHKDAGKTNFSSFIKVPSSGSGQAGSGSGNGNHNIIIVVIIVGTLAVIGGLIYVGFFIYKRKRYPPSSQEGAGSSEDDGYLQTISGAPVRFTYRELQDATNNFINKLGQGGFGSVYLGALPDGSRIAVKKLEGIGQGRKEFRSEVTIIGSIHHIHLVKLRGFCAEDSHRLLAYEYMAKGSLERWIFCTKEDDPLLDWDTRFNIALGAAKGLAYLHQDCESKIIHCDIKPENFLLDDNFVVKVSDFGLAKLMSREQSHVFTTMRGTRGYLAPEWITNYAISEKSDVYSYGMVLLEIISGRKNFDPVEGSEKAHFPSFAFKKLEEGDIREIFDAKLKYNDKDERLEIAIKVALWCIQEDFYQRPSMSKVVQMLECVCDVPQPPVSSQIGYRLYANAFKSSSEEGMSSGMSDYNSEALLSAVRLSGPR; encoded by the coding sequence ATGACTGGATGGTTTCTGAAGATTGCCGCCAACTGGAAGGGCTCACCTTCCATACACATGAATGCACGGCGCGAATGTCACGGCTCTCCATTATGCTTCATTATGCTGTGGATGCTTGTGTTACCCAACCTCTGGATAATATGCAGCGGCAGCATTCAGAAATACGTTCTCCTGCCAGGGTTCAGTGGCTCGGAAATGGATTACATTGATAACAATGGAATATTTCTGCTCTCTAATGGATCGGTGTTTGGCTTTGGTTTTGCCAGCACCAGTGCGTCAGAGAGCACATCCTACCTTCTTCAAGTGGTCCACCTGGGCACCAATACTGTCATCTGGACTGCGAATGCTAACTCTCCTGTTTTGCATTCGGATAGCTTTGAGTTTGACAAGGATGGCAAGGCCTATCTGCAGTCTGCAGGCTCCAGTGTCTGGACTGCCAATATCTCTGGCAAAGCCACCTCTATTCAGCTGCTGGACTCTGGCAATCTTGTAGTGCTCGGAGAAGATAGCTCTTCTCCTCTGTGGCAGAGCTTCAGCTATCCAACAAACACACTTCTGTCTGGCCAAAGCTTCAATGATGGTATGACCCTTGTGAGCCATTCCACCCGACAGAACATGACACATACACTTCAAATCAAATCTGGGGACATGATGTTGTATGCAGGCTTCCAGAAGCCCCAACCATACTGGTCCGCACTTCAGGATAATAGGCTGATCGTTAACAAGGATGGCGCCATTTACTCTGCGAGTCTCAATGCAACTTCTTGGTACTTCTATGATAAATCAGGGTCTCTTTTATCACAGCTCCTCATAGCGCAGCAGGGTGATACCAACACCACGCTTGCCGCTGTCCTCGGTGAAGACGGGTCGATTGCCTTCTATATGCTGCAGAGTGCGAATGGCAAGACTAATCTGCCAACCCCAATCCCACAGGACTCGTGTGACACGCCAACCCACTGCAATCGATACTCTATTTGCAACAGTGGGACAGGATGTCAATGCCCTTCAGCCCTCGGCTCCCCTCCAAACTGTGACCCTGGTCTCATATCACCTTGTAAGTCAAAAGAGGCGTTTCAGCTGGCTCAACTGGACAGTGGAGTTGGATATATCGGTACGAGCTTCTCCTCACCTGTGCCTAAGACAAACATCACAGGTTGCAAGAATACTTGCATGGGAAATTGCTTATGTATCGCCGTGTTCTTTGACCAAAAAACAGGCGATTGCTTCCTTTTTGACCAGATTGGTAGCTTGCAGCATAAAGATGCAGGTAAAACTAATTTTTCATCTTTCATCAAGGTACCTAGCAGTGGTTCAGGGCAAGCTGGGAGTGGCAGCGGCAATGGAAACCACAACATCATTATTGTTGTCATTATAGTTGGAACTTTGGCTGTCATCGGTGGCCTCATTTATGTCGGTTTCTTCATTTATAAGAGGAAGAGGTATCCTCCGTCCTCACAAGAAGGGGCTGGTTCATCGGAAGACGATGGATATCTGCAGACGATATCTGGAGCACCAGTGCGGTTCACTTACAGGGAGCTCCAGGATGCAACAAACAACTTCATTAATAAGCTTGGCCAAGGAGGATTTGGATCTGTATATCTGGGAGCACTCCCAGATGGCAGTCGCATTGCTGTAAAAAAGCTGGAGGGAATAGGCCAAGGGAGGAAAGAGTTTCGCTCCGAGGTGACGATAATTGGCAGCATCCACCACATTCATCTAGTTAAACTCCGAGGCTTCTGTGCTGAGGATTCACACAGGCTTCTTGCATATGAATACATggcgaaagggtcactggaaaggTGGATTTTCTGTACTAAGGAGGATGATCCCCTTCTGGACTGGGATACAAGGTTTAACATTGCACTTGGAGCAGCAAAGGGACTGGCATACCTCCATCAGGACTGTGAATCGAAGATCATTCATTGTGACATCAAGCCTGAGAATTTTCTGCTTGACGACAACTTCGTTGTGAAAGTATCTGACTTCGGCCTTGCCAAGTTGATGAGCAGGGAGCAGAGCCATGTTTTCACGACGATGAGAGGCACACGGGGCTATCTCGCGCCCGAGTGGATCACCAACTACGCCATCTCAGAGAAGAGCGACGTATACAGCTACGGCATGGTTCTGCTCGAGATAATCAGCGGGAGGAAAAACTTTGATCCCGTGGAAGGCTCGGAAAAGGCCCATTTCCCGTCCTTCGCTTTCAAGAAGCTGGAGGAGGGCGATATTCGTGAGATCTTTGACGCCAAGCTGAAGTACAACGACAAGGACGAGCGGTTGGAGATTGCGATCAAGGTTGCTCTGTGGTGCATCCAGGAGGATTTCTACCAGAGACCTTCCATGTCGAAGGTGGTCCAGATGCTCGAATGCGTCTGCGACGTGCCCCAGCCACCGGTATCCTCGCAGATCGGATACAGGCTCTACGCGAACGCCTTCAAATCGAGCAGTGAGGAGGGCATGTCGTCGGGGATGTCGGATTACAACAGTGAGGCTCTACTTTCAGCGGTGCGGCTCTCTGGTCCTAGATGA
- the LOC123408520 gene encoding uncharacterized protein LOC123408520, whose product MTCRRQLSGVENIFVWSGLYFPPQLIFTAYFASLPLRAAAHSNPQLPPRRVAVAQPPSPPPHPLLPSPTQSFLSHRSARRIPKGIPHSGEKLFAAAPNLIHFLSVPGILGNFVSLKAIQGLVLSCRGSMSKWEPVTFEESLSFVKRVKARDYLLYLSLLNVLTRSDQIPLEAYNELLLLFRDHGDLLEELGKFRPLPNFPSTVYRHSSIWMFIFLMPFLLLSLLLAFEKPLDRFLLRQPVAS is encoded by the exons ATGACATGTAGGCGCCAGTTGAGCG gagtAGAGAATATTTTCGTTTGGTCTGGCCTATATTTTCCACCGCAACTTATTTTCACAGCATATTTTGCCTCCCTGCCACTCCGAGCAGCTGCCCATTCCAACCCCCAGCTGCCACCCCGCCGAGTTGCTGTTGCGcagcctccttcccctcctccccacCCCCTGTTGCCATCTCCAACCCAATCTTTCCTCTCTCACCGGTCTGCCCGACGGATTCCAAAAGGGATCCCTCATTCGGGGGAAAAGCTGTTCGCCGCGGCTCCCAATCTCATCCATTTCTTGTCTGTTCCAG GAATTTTGGGAAATTTTGTGTCTTTAAAGGCAATCCAGGGTCTGGTCCTGAGCTGTCGGGGCTCCATGTCTAAGTGGGAACCTGTCACATTTGAGGAATCTCTTAGCTTTGTTAAgcgagtaaag GCTCGTGACTACTTGTTATACCTGTCACTGCTCAATGTGCTCACCCGGAGTGACCAGATCCCTTTGGAAGCTTACAACGAG CTTTTGCTTCTTTTCCGGGACCACGGCGACCTGCTAGAGGAGCTAGGGAAGTTCAGGCCCCTCCCAAATTTCCCAAGCACTGTGTACAGACACAGCTCAATTTGGATGTTCATATTCCTGATGCCCTTTCTGCTCCTGAGCCTTCTCCTCGCGTTTGAGAAGCCTTTGGATAGATTCCTTCTCCGACAACCCGTCGCGAGCTGA